TTATGAAAAACATGTACACTTTCTGGCAAAGTGAAATATCATCAGCTATTCACTtggaaataaaatataattatcgaACCACCTTCGAGcagcaaagaatcaaataaattaaACATGCAGAAGCAAACTTTTAGCCAAATAGGTTGCTGTTCTTAACAGTAACAAATTGCATGTGAGAAACTTATATCACACAAATACCTAAACCAAATTAGCATAGTTGCTACAAGAAAATGATGTATAAACTCTTTGCTAGCTGTGGTGGGACAACAATGCCATATTTCTCTAACATTTGTGAACAGTAGTAGTCTTCCACTGACAATGGTTAAAAAGTTGACCCTTTGCATTGCAACATGGAAATCCTATGTATCCTGGATGAGCATGGTTGGTCTCATGAAAACAGCCATTTGCTAGTAGGTGTAAGCATAATGAAGTTGGCCAGTCCTTTTCAGCAATCAAAGAGAATATAAAGTATGAGGAAACAAAAGACTGCATTCTAAGAGAGTAAGGAGGAATTAACCtagagagaagaagaaagggtatccATGGCCAATCAACTGTTCTTTTTCTAGTCTTAGCTCCCTAGTCTTGATTCAACATATCCATAACACTCTTGGTTGAGAAACAACAATTGATGGCTTAAGTGAAAACAGAAACAGCACTCGAAACATAAAAATTATCAAGGAAATTTAGTTGTGAAATAAGTTGGAGTATACTTACCGTCATCTGCTGAAGTTTTGGACTCTACTGAAATAACCTCAAACACCTCAATTGCATTTATGATCGCATGACTTCCATTTGTGCCACGCAAAACGATTGTTAAGGCCTTCCCACTTACTTCGACAGTCGTGTTCAGCACAAGAGCTGCATAGCTTCCTCCTGTCATGCCAATAATGTTGATGTTGTCAAATGCAATATCGCCATTTAGTGATATGTCAAAGGTTCTTTCCCCTTCACCAGCTATTCTTGGGTCAATCTCAGAGAAATGAAGCCACACAGAATAATTTCTGTTCGGCTCCACCTCCATTTCGAATGATAAATCGGGCTGTAGATCACTGCCCACGATTGCAGACTGATAAAGCTTCTCCGGATAGAAGTTTGGCGAAATTGATGTCATACTGATACTATGTTCTGTTGATATGGAATGACCAGAGTCTTGAAAGTATGAAATAGCTAACCAGAATCTGTCTCCACCCCAGTGACTGCCACCATAGTCTTCATCAAATGCAGACTTCCCAGTACCACATGTCAATCTTTTGGCTGTTCTAAGCACTGTCCCCTTACCCCACAGTGGTCCAGaataatatgcagtgtcatcgacTTGAAGGATTTCAATTGAAAGAATGGATGGATCACCATGACCAGTGCTATGGAAACAAGCAGTGAAAGATGCGTTGGTAACAAATACCAAGGCTTCCACAAAAGACTGCTCGTCATTGTTGCTCCAACCAGACTTCAAAGAGTGAATTTGAGTTCCCTCTATAGAGATATCAAACATtggttcattatcaaaattaggaTCAGCGATGAGTGCAAAAAATAGCCTCACTTCATAGTGTCCTCGAGGAATGTCAGTAATGTCGTAGCAATTCTCCGGGCCATCAGACAGAGGGAAATATCGAAGTGTTTTCAGTTGAGGCTCAATGAAACTGGGGATTGTTGCATTTGCCTGTTTTCCACCCGTATATCCAAAGTCTTTTTTCCATAGGGTATTGGTAGGCTTAGTAGTAACATCCTTTGGAGCCCCGCAGCTTATGCGCATCGCATATGGTTCTCCTAGAAACATGTAAGCTCAAACATTACagatataacaacaacaacaacaataataaaatcataaaactcaattatttgatgttttctatattaaaatcgattaaaatttATGTTCATGAGATTTAACATAATTTAATGCTGGTTGTAAGTTACATAATGCACCCCTTCATATTTTTTATCTGAGCTTAAGGTCGACAGTGATGGTGTTATCATAAAGAGACCTAAtatgaaataaaataaaagtcaactatatattttttaagaatttCTAATGGTAATACTATTCTCTTGCAATCAATCATGATGTTAGCAAAAAGATGACAACCCAATGAAACATAATTTTGGAATTCATAATCACTTGACAAATGGTGTAATCCATCGTATTCAAACACAAAGTTTGATTGACCAAAGAAAATCCTAATGGCACAATCTAAAGATTAATTGTGGCACATTCAAGTGACATTGACGCAGGTGAATAACGAGACCTACAAAACAATCACAGAGAACCAAAATAAGGACTCATAGCAACCTTGCCGAGAAAAAGAAACAAACCATCCTAGGAAGAGGGAGACAAACAATCGAAACCAAGAGAAGGCCGAAAAAGGAAACCTGATAACGagggaaagaaaacaaaaaaaaaggagcacAAGACAAGATGGATCTTGTGAAGGCCAGAGTGGGAAAGACATCCTCTTGATTTGGAAGTTAATGGAGCAGGGGAGCTGCTCTGTCCAAATTTCCTCATCTCTATAATCGGGAAAAGATGGAAAAGCAGAGGACGATGATGATTATTCAAGAAGCCTACCCTCATGCTGAGCAGCTGCATTCCGGAGAGAAATGACTGACAGAATGGTGCAGACAAGAAACTTGTGGTGAATGAAAGATCTCAGCAGCATACTGGTACCTCCCCTTTCTCCCAGTCCTTCAAGAACTCGCCCCCTCTCTCAATTACAGCTGAAATAGGTCCTACCTTTACCAAAGTAAAGGCAAGAGCTGCTCGGCCAGACATCAAGCATTCATGTGCAGTAATTAGAGGGGGGTCAGACGATCGCAGTGTAGATTCTCTGAAGAAGAAGTGGAGATGGGAAGCAGGGCAAAAAAGAACGATGTGATGGCCGGAGAGGAGCGGTATTGCAGGTAGTGGGCGGTCAGTCGTCGGCAATCACGGGGGTCAAAAGATGCAAAGGGGATGAGAAATGGTGGGGGCATAACATATTGGAGCAGCGTTGACTTGGGAATGCGGGTGCATTGATTACCTGCATTCACGCCGAGCGGGGTGGGTTGACTCCCGTGGCAATGTCGGAAGACAAGGGGAAAAAGAAAGTAGTGTACATCTGGAAAGAGGCAACCAAAATATACCACTAAATGAACAGATATACTAAAGGGagaattgtgtgataaagaacaATTTATAGGTATGGCAAGCAtttcaaagaacaaaaaagaaaaggaattagtGCGACCACGTTGGTAACAAAGAAACTTTTTTTAAGGTAGACTCAGCTCGCCACTTCAGCTTCAACCCAAGCCAACAAGATACGTTGGCCCGACTCCTATATCAAAGAGTCAATCAATAGATTAGATAGATGTTGAGTTCATAGGAGTTGAGGTTAATATTCATGTCATgattataatataaaattataggattaattacatattatcataTGTTATTAGTTATATTTAGCATTTCAATccctataattttaaaaattatattgagatatttatatttatgaaagtgaaacatttaatctcgtttTTTCTCACATCATTGACTTTGCTAAcagaaatattataaaatttaccaTTGAGTATGTATTGACTCTACCTCACTTTGATTTACTATTGAATACATGCGATTTTTTCATCAGTAAAGTCGATGATGTGAagagaaataaaattaatataactttttagagtagagaaattataatgCTAAAAGTAGCTAATTACATAGAATTATTTATAATTAGTCTTGAAACCATATGAAAGCTAAtggactgaaaaaaaaaaaaagaaggcaagtTCTTAGTTTTTGCAGTAAATAATGAATCATAAACCATTCCAAGACGATCTCTAATCGGATTCAGATATCACATTAATTGATGGTTTTTAGAGGCTATATACTTCATATGGAAGAAGAGAGGATATGGAATGACAGCTTTTCCTAATTTACCTTGTCCAACAGGCCAATGCAAATGTAAATGGTGCTCAAAATTGTGCTCCCCGTTCATCTGTTCTAAGTCTTGATAATGCTAGGAGTAATCTAACTCtaacatcatttgtcatgatctgTTTTGATGAAATAACTCATTAACTTGATAGGTTTTGGACCATGTGACTCAAGATATTCAAATCTAACTTAAttctaatatatttatgcaatccTTATAAGATAATTTGAGTTTTCTATAAGATTTCACGGATCATGAGAcataattttgacatcaaaagatatAAGTGAGCATTTGACAGCATAAGGTGGAGTAAATACCACTATCCCATATTTATTTACCATGTGTATTGCAGGAGATTCTCACCTTCGCATAGAAAGCCAACTTGAATCTGAAAGGAAGTGAAAATGGCATGTCAATTTCGTAATCTATTAAAAATACATATTAAGAGTGTAAATGAGTTCTTCAGCTCACCCTAAAATAGCTCATGCTGCCAAGTGGTGTAACCACAACCTGTTGAGACCCCAACAAATTGGTATCCTATAAGTTCACAAAACCACGGATTAAAAGTACAAATTTCATCTATTACATCAACAACATGTAGAATTTTTAGTCAAATCTACCTGATAAAACTTCTTGAGCTGATTCCAAGACTCCATATAGATATGGTACTTTTGCTAAAGAAGGTTGCCTATAATTCATGGCCAAAAGCCAGCAGCAGAACACTTGGTACTGCAAGAAAGGCATCGAGCTTCGATGTCACAGAGACAGCAATTGTAGCCGTCTCACTGTTTCCAGCACCTATGCTCGTTCGACATTTGCGCGCTGGAGATGAGATTTATGTTCCAATTTACGGACAAATGGAAGAAGTAAAGCATCTAAATAGTAGATAAAGGACTAATAAGTCATGTCACAGCTGCGCTAAATCCATAGATGATAATGAATGCTATTGCTTCTGCATTGGGCAAGAGAAGGGAAGAGCGACATACTCTTGTTTCTCGGCCATCAGGATCTGCAGATGAAACATGGAAAAGGGAGAACGCGACCAACAGCGGATGATGAATAGAGAGAATCGCTATGAGGAACGAAACGAAGAGAGACATGAAACGCGATTGCTGCCTCCGTCCAGACTTGATAACAGataaagatttcctcaactatcctacgagatttcctcatgcagttgaggaaatctttatCTGTTATCACGGACCATCCTGTTAGTGAGGAACTTCCGCCGGCTCCTTCCCCTCGTCCGCTTCTCCGCCATCACCATGCTCCTGCTTCTCTGCTTAGCGGCCAACAACCGCCGCAGAGGTGGAGGCGGGGCGTAAGGCGGAGTTGGTGATCCGATGGAGGAAGCGGGTGATTTTGAGCGGGCATTTGGTCCTTCCTCTCTCTGGAAGACGAAGACGGGGACGAGCAGGAGGAGGAGAAAACGACGAGCTATGGCTGctgctttagagagagagagagagatatcgtATCTGATAACGGTTttgattttgtttcttgaaagagcAGAACCTTTTCGACACCTGCCGGTCGCACCCGTTTCGAGTACATGTCAGTGGGGGCCCATAGAGATCTTACTGAAACTCCGAAGCCAAGACAAGATGGGTGAGGGTGACGGAAACTGGTGGGAGAACTgtgtttttataaatataattaaggtGAATTTTTCTGAATTCCTTTcgaaaaatatcttttttatttttttatatgatcctccattttttttataatatcgtAAATATTCATCACTATCATCCATCACTCACAACCACCAGGTAATCATTATGAGGTTTTTATCGTCATCCTCATTGTCTCATTCTCGAGACCTTTgatccctccccctccccctcgtaCTATCGACATTTTCATGTTATTCACGGCCCAATTCAAatatttgatgattttctttttataaatcttgTGATATTAACTGTTTCTATATCAATTGTCAACAGAGTTTTCTTAATTAACTTATTAGCATATTAGTTTAATGgaggatttaaatataatatatattttttattgataaaacatTGTTTTTCTTCATCGATAACAAAGGAATCGGCCTACTCGAACTCTACCTTATGTATTATCTAAcaagtcataattttttttttatcttagcgAGGGTTcgagataaattatttattttgggTGAGCTCTATCTTAAATAGCATATGATAAGTTATTATTTATCTTCGTCATGGTCCAAACACAAGGGCACGAGAGGAATTCTCTATTTTGGATGAGTCTACGTGGTTTTATGCAGTCTTAACCTCGGTTCAATTTGAATGAACTGCACCAATCCGAAGCCAAAATCGAATTGGAGTCGATGTTGAACGCGCTAAGTTATTTTTAaagtaattaaaatataaatatgttttcTGGTACAGTGGTTAGCACTTCAAACTTAAAGTATATTAATTTGGATTTGAATCTCGAAAgagtaatttattttttaaaaatcaatCGAAATAAGTGGTTTGAACTGAAACTACGATTTGGTAATACCATGATTAAGACTAGTTTGTTCTATAGGGATAGACGCAGAAGGTGAAGGTGCCTGTGAGGATATAGAGAACCTTTCAGTTTATACTtgcttttataattattttttcttcttttatcacAGTAAGTCATGTGTTGACCTATTTTCACTATCGGTCAACTCATTAGAGTTTAGAATTATACTTTGGTCATCAATTTTCATAAATTCACTATGTAACAAAACAATATTTCTAGACTATATTTTTGTTATAAACTTCTTATTATATATTTCCTATAGAAATGTTAGATCAAAATTATGGTTGTGTGGCTTGGGAGTCGAGTCAGATCCAACTTGTTATTTTATGAGTCGATCTCGTGAAACTTTGTCTCATTAGAAAAGTGTCAAATCCTGCGAAACTATATCAAAGGCACTCTTGACAAACATTCCTCCGAAGGTTAAGTCGATAGTTAGACAAATCACATTGAAAAGCTAAAATCTCTAAAATATACCCGAGACCTCCATTTTTATAATAGTCACCTAGGGTCGTTACGCATGTTTATTACACAATTGGTGTAATAATAGAGGGTACGGGATTCAACTAAAATCATCGTTATTCAGTATCAAACTCAAGATTGGATAATTGTCTCTAAGTAGCACTTATCGGGGATGGAAATGGCCTCATCAATAAATAATTTCAAGTCCAAGTGGCATGAGGTTACTAGCTCACTAGCTATCTAGATCTGATGTGTCCTTCGCATTAAGCGTTGATCGTGGTGATTGGCTGGTCGATCACATCTTTTTAATATGTTAGCCATGTCAATTCTGCTACATCATATGCGCACCCCAGCccacaccaccccccccccccccttcttctcGAGAAGTAGAGTTGGGGTGATCAGGTGCAACATCAAGAGGTAGAGGGTGTGCTAGGCCAACATTGTTGGTCGATTGGTAGATAACGACTGAGAATGCATTGACTAACATGCTTAAGTATGACAAAGACCAATGGAGAACGCACCAATCAACATGACAAGACATGGTAAGGATCGACGGAGAATGATTGAGAATGCACCTGGTGACACAATCAGGCATCGCAGAGACCAATGGAGAACGCATCGACTAACACGCTCAGGTGAAGACCCATGGAGAAATGATAGAGAACACACTGATTGATATGGCCGAGCATGGCAGAGACCGATGGTGAACGATGGAGAACACTTAAGCTAACATGATCGAGCATGGTTGAGACCGACGGAGAACAATGGAGTACGCACCGATCAACACAACTGGACGTGGCAGAGATCAACGGAGAACACACCAACCAACATGATCAAGTATGAATGTATGTCGTAGACATCTCGGCAAGAAAGTGTAAGCAAACCAACGAAAATATGATTTGACAAGTAGGTATGTGTCAACCCACTTGTTGACAAATCGACATGGTGCATTCACTTTGCACCCCTAATAAAGATTGTGGTAGATTCCACATAATCTTCGTGATGATCCTAGTAATACATTTATCGCTTGTTGACAAATTGTATCTATACTAGGTGGATCGTGTCACGCATCCTAAAGTATTTGTGATGATACTACGTACCCTACTACCTTTGTTATGTCTCGAGAGTGAAACAAGCGAACGAGCAACAAAATCAACTTACACCCTCAAATAATGGACACATCACTTCTATCATGTCTCCGGGATATGTCGATCTAACGAGGCTAACACATCGTGGAGTCAACGTGTCGATCATATAAATTCtatcatattaaaaaataattttttttatctattatatttatatatatatatatattatatagatgAAAACTTATGTATTATATATACATCAATTCATCAATTTGAGAGCTTTTCTATTTTGGATACTCTTATTTTCGTAAATCCCATAAATATCCCTCATCGTCACCCCGCTTTTGCCCCGTCACTCCCGCCACTCGCTTTTCTCTCTCCATCACTTTTGTCCCTCGCCCCTTACTCTCCACTATTTTTGCTCGCTCATGTTCGCCCGCCACTTCTACCCCTCTTAGCTGCTCGATCAAGGTGTAGAGCAGTTTGAATAGGATGTGATACATTGGGCCATGCAAGGGAGGAAGGAGGAGGGGGAAGCCTCGCATGACGAAAGCGGCGCGGAGGCGACGAGCGTTGGACGAGGAGGAGTGATATTTGTGCAACTATAGAAAATAAAAACCCAAGCTATAAAGAATTAAAGTACGTGCACCAGAAAAAGCCTAATTTATTCAACGGCGAAGGTGGTAGGAATCTCTCTCGCCTCCACTGCAGGAGATGCTTCCGGTGACGAGCACGTCGTCACGGGTCCCCTCTGCCGCGCAAGCCGAGTAAATCTCGTCCTTTTCCCGTTCATTTGGGTTTAgtccaccctctctctctctctctcatcatcgtCCTCTCCGGTGTTCCCTCGGATCACGTGTCATGCAGCTGTCAGCCGGCTGTCGCTAGCGTTATTATAAAGCGGGGCGGTACAGAAGAGAAAAGAACAAGTCACAGAAACAGAGGACGCGACGGTCGACTCTGCTCTGCTCCACCGGGATCGTCCAGTGTTGGCGGTCTTTACTCTCCGTCTTCCCCCTCCTATGGTGGCTTAACTGCAGAGATTACGCAGAAAGAGACAAAGGGTAAATCGTGGTTAACCTGTGAAGAAAACCTTTAAAGATCGAGCTATGTGGAGACTGTTGCGTAGAAAATTTCACGAGTAACAACAGAGCAATTATATGTGTACGACGCGAAGAGGGACGAAAGAGACGAGGCGGGCCGTGTGTTAAGCGTGGAATTGCGACGGGTGGAGTCGAATGGTACAGTGCCGTGCCGTCGAGTCGTCCCTGTCATGTCTCACCCACCCACCGTAGCCTTGTTTATCACCGAGTTATGTAGCGTGGACGACGGGGTTGGTTGCAGACTCTGCTTTTAGTTTGATTCAAGAGAAGTTGTGAGTTGGTGGATCTACTTTGGTTCTTCTGGTAGAACAAGAGTCGAGTATCGATGGTCTCAGCATTAGCACAGCGATGCGACAGTGTTCTGTGTGCATGAGCACAGCTGCCATGTCTTCTGCTGCAGAAGACACAGCTGCAACACAAAGACAACAGAATCcttgaatctctctctctctcatcccctTCCCTTTTCTCCCTTTCGTCTCTTCCCTCTGCGTCTATTCTCGTTCCTCCTTGCACGCTCACACTCCAGACCAATTATGGAACCCCGACGCCTGTCGAGTATGCCGCAGAGCAAGAGCAGAAAGAAGGTGCGGAACGAGATGGCGGGGGCTGCCGTGCACGACGACGGGGGCGAGGAAGACGAGGAGGTGGCTCCCGGGGGAGAGGCGGCGGAGAAGGACAAGAAGCGGAGGCCCTCCTCGTCCGTGGCGACGAAGAAGGGATCGGGTAGCGGCAGCGGCGGAGGCGTGTCGCCGCCGTGCTGCCAGGCCGAGAAGTGCGCCGCGGACCTGGCGGAGGCGAAGCGGTACCACCGGCGGCATAGAGTCTGCGAGGCGCACTCCAAGGCCGCCTTCGTCATCGTCGCCGGTCTGCGGCAGAGGTTCTGTCAGCAATGTAGCAGGTCCTCCCCTGTTCCTTCCTCCTCTGCTTTGCGTTCCAAGTATGGTTACACCTCCCTGACTCTAAGAATGCAGATTCCATGAGGTATCGGAGTTCGACGACTCCAAGAGGAGCTGTCGCAGGCGTTTGGCTGGCCACAACGAGCGCCGGAGAAAGAGTTCTTCCGACAGCCAGGGAGACGGCTTGAGCCGCTGCAGGCAGGCAGACGAAGATGGGAGGATGCAGATGAGTGACTCGGGTAATTCCACGCACAAGCATTTCCAGATCAAATGAGATGTCGTGCTTCCCATGAAAGcatgctctctctcttctgtcatgCTATATGGGTCAGACGTGGCCTATCGCTCACTTTCCATGTGGCATGGAAATCTACCAACTGTGCAGCTATCATCTGCTTGTTGTGATATCATTATGGATTAACTTTGTTGAAGTGTGTTTATTttcacttctcatttgtattttaatCCTTGAAGAGTTCATCTTAATCTTGGAGAAGTGCATCTACTTGTGCTTAACATCTTGTCAGTGTATTATGATGCTTAGCTTAAAATTATTTATGGTGACTATGCATTGAACTGTAGAATACCTGAAAACCAGATACATAAATCCCAGTTATTTTATGTTTTGTGCTTGAATGGAGATGTAAATGAACAGGGTGGGGAAACAACACCACACCCAAATCAATCAATAGTTGCTGTGGTAAAAATGGAAGGGTTTTCACAGATGAGAATCTAATTCAGAAATGACGGATGAATAATTGGTGTTCATGATGAACTGCATAATTTGAGTAATAGAAAATATATGAAATCATTAACACACATTTCTTATGACTCTTTATTTTGATTGGTTTCCATCCTATTTCCTGGAATATATTTTCCTATGAATCATATAAGAAACTGGAATATTAAATCGATGCCTTCAACAGTATGTCATCGAATAGGGAATTAGTAACAGAAAcactcaaaaaaataaataaatctaaagtGGTTATGTTTTGGAGATATAAAGAAGCAAAAGCTTAAGGTTGAATTAGAGAAGAGCAAATGATGACTGATAAAAGAGTTACAAGCAGGAATTAATCTTGTCTTGGGTGTGTTTTCGACACAAACAAAGAACACAAGAAATAGTGTGAAACACAATTAacaacatttaaaaaaaaaaagagctgcTGCCAGAACCCGAAAAAAGAAGACGAATTGGTAGACAAATCAATATTTACAGTCAAAATTAATTATACATTTTAATGATGAGAAGGGAAAAATGCAAACCCTGTTATCAGCATTTCTGCAGCACCCTTCATGAGTTGAGTTCCTGTGAAACATGGCTCTGCCATCTGCACCAAATAATCCAGGATTTGGATCTGATTATATTTAAATTGACAACACAAGACCTGAAGAATCACAAACCTCGAAAGAAGAAATCTCGCAAGTGGGCTTAATCCGGGGGTCTCAGGCGTTGGTGCATATGGTTGCTTTTTCCCGTCGGCTGATTCCTGGGATGCCTCAGTTTTCTCTGAGAAAATGCTGACAGCCAAGTCATGAACTCTTTTCAACGGAAGCTCCTTTGAACTGTACAACAAAGTTGAACGTTCATTTTTCGGCATAGAATGTACAACTGGGAAAATTGCATAATGCAGGCAGAAGATCAAAGGAAGGGACCTCTGCAGTTGCCGAAGAAGCTTAACAATAAGAGCTTCACAAGTGCCAGGCACCTGGTGCTCCAAATCCATCAATGATTCCATCACTGCTGTAACTGCTGCTCCTTCAGACATGTCGCCAGTGGCCTACCAGAAATAAAAGAACAAGAATCTACAGGGGTTGGTCATGTTTGGAGTGAAGAACAAAATATGCACCATCAGCTCTATCACCAAATAATAGATTTGGAActtgcaaaataataataatagtagtagcagtagtagtagtagtagattTGGAAAGAATCTCGATACAAATAAAAGAAATTGCTAGGCGAAGAGACAACTTTCACTGGAAAACATCCTTGGTAGTACCAACAGAACTGTTGAATGATTTTAAGTTGGTGTGTCAATTTGACAAGTAGATTGTACAAAGTGGCTCAAAACATGAGAGAGAATTCAACTCATCAGTGTTACCGACAGTACATGAGCTCTTACACACATGGATCATATATCCTGTCATGTTTAGACATGCTATTATAGATTGGATATGAATGTCCATGCACTCAACTGCATCAAATTTTCTCTAAATTTTACTTCATTATGTGCTAGAGTGAACATACTTCCctttatgcatgaaaatattttcAGCAACCACTGCAGTTAAATGCACAGATAATCAATTTTACAGATCGTATacatgaaaaagataaaaaagctTATGATCCCTTAGACCTAATTCAATATAGTCAAGGGCATCGAAGAAGTTACTACCCTAACGAATATTGCATTAATTCAGGCCTTGATTCAATTGACTGCATATACAACTATGCCTCATTTATGACAATCAAAAAGagcaaattatcataattttgatTGATGAAAGCTTAACAAACATTGTGGAAACAAACATTTGAAATCAAAGATGTTAAGACCAAAATCTGAATATATGAATGCCATCTTTACCAACTAATATTAGGAAAGGAATAGGAGTGCAGTTAAAATGGATGGACAAGTTCCCAAAAAAAAGTTCTAAGAATCTTGGATCTATTATCAATGTAGTTAAAATGAAGAGATGTATTAGTTCTTTGTGATATCATGTTTTCATTTAAATTGAAATGAAATATTTAATTGACAGTTATAAGGTCAACTACACCATGGATCATAGTattacataataataaaaaaaacatgtACAGAAAATTGGTGTAGCCAAGATAAGAATATTGGGATGAATGTGTGGAGTTACTGGAATA
Above is a genomic segment from Musa acuminata AAA Group cultivar baxijiao chromosome BXJ3-4, Cavendish_Baxijiao_AAA, whole genome shotgun sequence containing:
- the LOC135634992 gene encoding receptor-like protein 4 isoform X2, whose protein sequence is MLLRSFIHHKFLVCTILSVISLRNAAAQHEGEPYAMRISCGAPKDVTTKPTNTLWKKDFGYTGGKQANATIPSFIEPQLKTLRYFPLSDGPENCYDITDIPRGHYEVRLFFALIADPNFDNEPMFDISIEGTQIHSLKSGWSNNDEQSFVEALVFVTNASFTACFHSTGHGDPSILSIEILQVDDTAYYSGPLWGKGTVLRTAKRLTCGTGKSAFDEDYGGSHWGGDRFWLAISYFQDSGHSISTEHSISMTSISPNFYPEKLYQSAIVGSDLQPDLSFEMEVEPNRNYSVWLHFSEIDPRIAGEGERTFDISLNGDIAFDNINIIGMTGGSYAALVLNTTVEVSGKALTIVLRGTNGSHAIINAIEVFEVISVESKTSADDVSTLQILKSSLGLPRRLGWNGDPCVPQQHPWSGVDCQFDSKSGNWVIDGFNFSENNLYGSIPSSLGTIAGLQTLDLSYNQLNGSITESLGQLTSLQILNLNGNLLSGRVPASLGGLPLHRASFNFTGNAGLCGIPGLPSCGPHLSVAAKIGIAFGASFVFLLAVVAALIWWKRRENILRAQRIAAAREAPYAKARTHFARDVQMTKHHRPHDQVRSHTLIMDPT
- the LOC135634992 gene encoding receptor-like protein 4 isoform X1, translated to MLLRSFIHHKFLVCTILSVISLRNAAAQHEGEPYAMRISCGAPKDVTTKPTNTLWKKDFGYTGGKQANATIPSFIEPQLKTLRYFPLSDGPENCYDITDIPRGHYEVRLFFALIADPNFDNEPMFDISIEGTQIHSLKSGWSNNDEQSFVEALVFVTNASFTACFHSTGHGDPSILSIEILQVDDTAYYSGPLWGKGTVLRTAKRLTCGTGKSAFDEDYGGSHWGGDRFWLAISYFQDSGHSISTEHSISMTSISPNFYPEKLYQSAIVGSDLQPDLSFEMEVEPNRNYSVWLHFSEIDPRIAGEGERTFDISLNGDIAFDNINIIGMTGGSYAALVLNTTVEVSGKALTIVLRGTNGSHAIINAIEVFEVISVESKTSADDVSTLQILKSSLGLPRRLGWNGDPCVPQQHPWSGVDCQFDSKSGNWVIDGLGLDNQGLKGFLPNDIAKLQYLQSINFSENNLYGSIPSSLGTIAGLQTLDLSYNQLNGSITESLGQLTSLQILNLNGNLLSGRVPASLGGLPLHRASFNFTGNAGLCGIPGLPSCGPHLSVAAKIGIAFGASFVFLLAVVAALIWWKRRENILRAQRIAAAREAPYAKARTHFARDVQMTKHHRPHDQVRSHTLIMDPT
- the LOC135637033 gene encoding squamosa promoter-binding protein 1-like, which gives rise to MEPRRLSSMPQSKSRKKVRNEMAGAAVHDDGGEEDEEVAPGGEAAEKDKKRRPSSSVATKKGSGSGSGGGVSPPCCQAEKCAADLAEAKRYHRRHRVCEAHSKAAFVIVAGLRQRFCQQCSRFHEVSEFDDSKRSCRRRLAGHNERRRKSSSDSQGDGLSRCRQADEDGRMQMSDSGNSTHKHFQIK